In a single window of the Brachionichthys hirsutus isolate HB-005 chromosome 18, CSIRO-AGI_Bhir_v1, whole genome shotgun sequence genome:
- the slc25a29 gene encoding mitochondrial basic amino acids transporter: MALDFAAGCLGGAAGVLVGHPFDTVKVRLQVQNVDKPLYRGTMHCFQSIIRQESMLGLYKGIGSPLMGLTFINAIVFGVQGNAMRKLGRDTPLNQFLAGASAGAIQCVICCPMELAKTRMQLQGTGEKKSKNKMYKNSLDCLVRIYRREGIRGINRGMVTTLVREMPGFGVYFLAYDSLTRFLGCEPEDPYMIPKLLFAGGMSGIASWLSTYPMDVIKSRLQADGVGGVNKYNGIVDCVRQSFQKEGWRAFSRGLVSTLLRAFPVNATTFATVTLFLMYMRDGQECSLQDSGVAASATTDADDQHLSRRSTTSVTTVGTSVL, translated from the exons GTGAGGCTTCAGGTGCAAAATGTGGACAAACCTCTGTACCGTGGGACGATGCACTGCTTCCAGTCCATCATACGTCAAGAGTCG ATGCTCGGGCTGTACAAAGGCATCGGCTCACCGTTGATGGGCCTGACCTTCATCAATGCCATAGTTTTTGGTGTCCAAGGTAACGCCATGCGCAAGCTTGGCCGCGACACCCCTCTCAACCAGTTCCTGGCCGGGGCGTCTGCTGGCGCCATCCAGTGCGTCATTTGCTGCCCGATGGAGCTGGCCAAGACGCGCATGCAGCTGCAAGGCACCGGCGAGAAGAAGTCAAAGAACAAGATGTATAAAAACTCGCTGGACTGCCTGGTTAGAATCTACAGAAGGGAGGGAATCCGAGGCATCAACCGCGGCATGGTGACGACCCTGGTCCGCGAGATGCCTGGGTTCGGCGTGTACTTTCTCGCTTATGATTCGTTGACACGTTTCCTGGGCTGCGAACCGGAAGACCCTTACATGATCCCCAAGCTGCTGTTCGCTGGCGGAATGTCTGGCATTGCTTCCTGGCTCTCCACCTATCCCATGGATGTGATCAAATCCCGTCTCCAGGCGGACGGGGTCGGGGGCGTTAACAAGTACAATGGTATTGTGGACTGCGTCCGACAGAGCTTTCAGAAGGAGGGCTGGAGGGCGTTCTCCCGTGGGCTCGTGTCCACTTTGCTCCGTGCGTTTCCGGTTAACGCGACCACATTTGCCACGGTGACTCTATTTTTAATGTACATGCGTGACGGACAGGAGTGTAGCCTTCAGGACTCGGGAGTCGCAGCCTCTGCAACCACAGACGCAGACGACCAGCATTTAAGTCGTCGTTCGACAACGAGCGTCACGACTGTCGGCACATCGGTTTTATAG